The Acidobacteriota bacterium genome window below encodes:
- a CDS encoding DUF4136 domain-containing protein — protein MKVKGETNMKISQGFVSLCFLLLLAGSSFAQKVNVDYDRGADFSKYKTYSWAMGTPAANPMVHQRIVAGVEAQLAAKGLRKVDSNPDLIVAYHAATDTQVSVSSWGGGPFGGWRMGSGTATVNKVPVGQLMIDIGDVSAKRFVWRGTASATVSSKQEKNEKYLNTALAKMFQNFPQPPK, from the coding sequence ATGAAAGTTAAAGGAGAAACCAACATGAAAATTTCGCAAGGATTCGTGAGCTTATGCTTTCTGCTGCTGCTTGCAGGAAGTTCGTTTGCTCAAAAAGTGAATGTGGATTATGACAGAGGCGCAGACTTCTCGAAGTATAAGACCTACAGTTGGGCAATGGGAACGCCAGCCGCCAACCCGATGGTTCACCAACGTATCGTCGCCGGTGTCGAAGCGCAACTTGCCGCTAAAGGATTGCGCAAGGTCGATAGCAACCCTGACCTGATCGTCGCTTATCACGCGGCAACCGATACGCAGGTTTCCGTGAGTAGCTGGGGCGGCGGACCCTTCGGCGGTTGGCGCATGGGATCAGGCACCGCCACTGTAAACAAAGTTCCGGTGGGACAACTGATGATCGATATCGGTGATGTAAGCGCCAAACGATTCGTCTGGCGCGGAACCGCCAGCGCCACAGTCAGCAGTAAACAGGAAAAGAACGAGAAATATCTGAATACGGCGCTCGCCAAGATGTTCCAGAATTTCCCGCAACCGCCTAAATAA
- a CDS encoding DUF4136 domain-containing protein → MNMLYRGFKNTLRMVLSVMGLLFAAQVAFSQSINSAYDKEVNLSRLKTYDYKVEERDKTDALASDTLMAQQIKDALEEALEANYYHQSFGGTPDFLVAYHVSAKDVTASRRVPLRGLPGPRGNLQIESLVQGTLTVDFIDPETRKLIWRGVATGIVGSASVDFKVAEEKIKAATKLLLEQFRKDVSGL, encoded by the coding sequence ATGAATATGCTTTACAGAGGGTTTAAAAATACGCTGCGCATGGTGTTATCGGTGATGGGATTGTTGTTCGCGGCGCAGGTTGCTTTCAGCCAATCCATCAACAGCGCGTATGACAAAGAGGTCAATTTATCGAGGCTCAAAACCTATGACTATAAAGTTGAAGAGCGGGATAAAACCGACGCGCTGGCGAGTGATACGCTGATGGCGCAACAAATCAAAGACGCTTTGGAAGAGGCGCTCGAAGCCAACTATTATCATCAATCGTTTGGCGGTACGCCCGATTTCCTGGTTGCCTATCACGTCAGCGCCAAAGATGTAACCGCAAGCCGCCGTGTGCCGCTCAGAGGTTTGCCGGGACCGCGCGGCAATCTGCAAATCGAAAGCCTGGTTCAGGGAACGTTGACGGTTGATTTTATCGACCCTGAGACTCGCAAACTCATCTGGCGCGGGGTGGCAACGGGAATCGTCGGCAGCGCGTCGGTTGATTTCAAAGTTGCCGAAGAGAAAATCAAAGCGGCAACGAAGTTACTCTTAGAGCAGTTTCGTAAAGATGTGAGCGGTCTTTAG
- a CDS encoding STAS domain-containing protein, whose amino-acid sequence MLKISCYHNEETVMLKLEGRLMGKYVEELRACYQAVCQAQTVQQICLDLSEVTFVDSDGRGALALIHNAGVEILATNVLTQFIAEEIAAHEKQPV is encoded by the coding sequence ATGTTGAAGATTAGTTGTTACCACAATGAAGAGACCGTGATGTTGAAACTCGAAGGCCGCTTGATGGGCAAATATGTTGAAGAGTTGCGGGCTTGTTATCAAGCCGTTTGCCAGGCACAGACGGTTCAACAAATCTGTCTGGATTTATCGGAAGTCACCTTTGTTGATAGCGATGGTCGGGGGGCACTGGCTTTGATTCATAACGCCGGCGTCGAAATTCTGGCGACCAATGTATTAACTCAGTTTATCGCCGAAGAGATCGCCGCTCACGAAAAGCAGCCGGTTTAA
- a CDS encoding DUF4136 domain-containing protein: protein MKLSSSRFIAFNFANARMHTSREAWLKNLTDRLPESRFHLKKIVFLAATVLFVFPFVVQAQSVKVVYDETRDFTKFKTYAWGKGSPANNPQIHKLVVNEIDRQLQSRGLKKVEANADLKVIYYASLDGYINEGAVEYMKNSDWQKWGEHEPVYGPKMVALLIARMVLDLVDVSTNTLVWRGRAKDAYTPNQARGKKRVNKALAKLFAKLPPLSAT from the coding sequence ATGAAACTGAGTTCATCACGATTCATCGCTTTCAATTTTGCAAATGCGCGAATGCACACATCGCGCGAAGCCTGGCTCAAAAACTTAACTGATAGATTGCCGGAGAGCCGCTTTCACCTGAAAAAAATCGTCTTTCTAGCGGCAACGGTTCTGTTTGTCTTTCCCTTTGTGGTGCAGGCGCAAAGCGTGAAGGTCGTCTATGATGAGACGCGCGACTTCACGAAATTCAAAACCTACGCCTGGGGCAAAGGGAGTCCGGCAAACAATCCGCAAATTCATAAACTGGTTGTGAATGAGATAGACCGGCAATTGCAAAGCCGGGGATTGAAAAAGGTGGAAGCCAATGCCGACCTCAAGGTTATCTATTACGCCTCGCTTGACGGTTACATCAATGAAGGCGCGGTCGAATACATGAAAAATTCCGACTGGCAGAAATGGGGCGAACACGAACCGGTTTATGGACCAAAGATGGTCGCCCTGCTGATTGCCCGCATGGTGCTTGACCTGGTTGATGTTTCGACCAACACGCTTGTCTGGAGGGGACGCGCCAAAGACGCTTATACGCCGAATCAAGCCAGAGGTAAGAAACGCGTGAATAAAGCATTGGCGAAACTGTTCGCTAAACTACCACCGCTTTCCGCCACCTGA